Proteins co-encoded in one Natrarchaeobius halalkaliphilus genomic window:
- a CDS encoding arsenate-mycothiol transferase ArsC, with protein MTKIAFVCVGNAGRSQMATAFAERERSQRGREDSVNVVTGGTDPHAHVHENVITALDEVGIDISGRNPREITVEDVADAEYVVTMGCSIDDFVPDDWNGTTEAWNLEHPGSDDLDAVRSQRDEIQQRVEDFFDRIELSDTQR; from the coding sequence ATGACCAAAATAGCGTTCGTCTGTGTCGGGAACGCCGGCCGCAGTCAGATGGCGACCGCGTTCGCCGAACGAGAGCGAAGCCAGCGGGGACGTGAGGATTCGGTCAACGTCGTTACTGGCGGGACCGATCCTCACGCTCACGTTCACGAAAATGTGATTACGGCGCTCGACGAGGTGGGAATCGACATCAGTGGTCGGAATCCACGCGAAATAACCGTCGAGGATGTCGCTGACGCCGAATACGTCGTCACGATGGGCTGTTCGATCGACGATTTTGTCCCCGATGACTGGAATGGAACGACAGAGGCGTGGAATCTCGAACATCCTGGCAGTGATGATCTGGACGCTGTTCGATCTCAACGCGACGAGATTCAACAGCGTGTCGAGGATTTTTTCGATCGAATCGAGCTGTCGGACACGCAACGATAA
- a CDS encoding OapC/ArvC family zinc-ribbon domain-containing protein, producing MPHECTDCGRTFPDGSKEMLSGCPDCGGNKFQFTPAGSSASDEADAEADRARKSTARNRTSTARPGDSSRTSQDQSPPSSTSTDRSDASDRPKRPGRLEKRDVSTREWPETARRPEDRSSSTADASTADSTRTPEPNPDTDVRRSDSGTDVRTSDTSAAGTADGEPPEVTEGKAQSNARSDVVSSAELPAEWTSSDPPDSSPESPAETQPETSGERPSSSAHHRDGQTPQQGAEEKSPKGGRVVSEPSDDQPSIDELREELNEQFESIKIVSPGQYELNLMGLYNREEYIISLQEDGRYVIDVPDSWRDGDE from the coding sequence ATGCCCCACGAATGCACGGACTGTGGTCGGACGTTCCCCGACGGCTCCAAGGAGATGCTTTCGGGCTGTCCCGACTGCGGCGGTAACAAGTTCCAGTTCACGCCGGCGGGATCGTCCGCGAGCGACGAGGCCGACGCGGAAGCCGATCGAGCACGCAAATCGACTGCACGGAACCGGACGTCGACCGCTCGACCGGGAGACTCGAGTCGGACCTCCCAGGATCAGTCTCCTCCGTCGTCCACTTCCACCGATCGCTCCGACGCGTCCGACCGTCCGAAGCGACCGGGCCGACTCGAGAAGCGGGACGTTTCGACGCGAGAGTGGCCGGAGACGGCACGCCGACCCGAAGACCGTTCGTCGTCGACCGCTGACGCGTCGACGGCCGACTCGACCCGGACGCCGGAGCCAAATCCCGATACGGACGTACGGAGGTCCGACTCCGGCACGGACGTCCGGACGTCCGATACGTCTGCGGCCGGAACGGCCGATGGAGAGCCACCGGAGGTGACCGAAGGAAAAGCTCAGTCGAACGCACGAAGCGACGTCGTCTCGAGCGCCGAACTTCCAGCGGAGTGGACATCGAGCGATCCCCCCGACTCGAGTCCCGAGTCCCCGGCCGAAACGCAACCCGAAACGTCCGGCGAGCGGCCTTCCTCATCAGCGCACCATCGCGACGGGCAGACCCCACAACAGGGTGCCGAGGAGAAATCACCGAAAGGCGGGCGAGTCGTCAGCGAGCCGTCGGACGATCAGCCGTCGATCGACGAGTTGCGCGAGGAACTGAACGAACAGTTCGAGAGCATCAAGATCGTGAGTCCGGGGCAGTACGAACTCAATTTGATGGGGCTGTACAACCGTGAGGAGTACATTATCTCCTTGCAAGAGGACGGCCGGTACGTCATCGACGTTCCCGATTCCTGGCGAGACGGCGACGAATAA
- a CDS encoding ABC transporter permease, translating to MKSTTNDPEATRRTDSIRSRIDRVNKWTAALGSLSAIVALLVVTPMFWVVWQASTVEFSRAYDLVVSSQTALITANSIGLMLSVTLFSIVLGVPLAVLTTRTDLPYPRFWTVVAALPLVIPSYIGAIAFVSMFGSGGEVDSLLGVTLPRVHGLRGSIFIITLYTYPYVFLTTRAALLSMDSSLVDAARTLNSGPLEAFRRITFPRIRPGIAAGALLAGLYAISDFGTPAFMQASVFTSAIYWEFSGFAPEYAALLALQLVAIVAVVLVIEAGIGRDEDAGGGTDGSGSTIRLGNWKWAAMSFISLLGFVTLVVPVAIFTSWLFRSEGDRIPSLEFQWEFVYNSVHLALLAAVVACAFALPVAYYSGRTNSLVSRILERATYVGFAVPGIVIGLALVFLGTRTLPSLYRQGIWLLVFAYVIRFLPQAVGTVRSSVLQVDSQTIEAARTLNVGRLETFRRVTLPQIMPGVIAGGILVFLTTMKELPVTLMVGPIGMDTLVIIIWDAQDALAYRYAAIPALFLIFISGLSMLVLLRQEGSDLD from the coding sequence ATGAAATCGACAACGAACGACCCCGAGGCCACACGTCGGACCGATTCCATCCGTAGCCGGATCGATCGTGTCAACAAGTGGACGGCCGCATTGGGGTCGCTGAGCGCAATCGTCGCCCTTCTCGTCGTCACTCCGATGTTCTGGGTGGTGTGGCAGGCGTCGACGGTCGAGTTCTCACGTGCCTACGACCTCGTCGTCTCCTCACAGACCGCGTTGATTACGGCGAACAGTATCGGATTGATGCTGTCAGTCACGCTGTTTTCGATCGTACTCGGCGTTCCACTCGCCGTACTAACAACACGAACCGACCTGCCGTATCCCCGCTTTTGGACGGTCGTAGCCGCGCTCCCGCTCGTCATTCCGAGCTACATCGGCGCGATCGCGTTCGTCTCCATGTTCGGCTCTGGCGGCGAGGTGGACTCCTTACTCGGCGTCACGCTTCCCCGCGTCCACGGGCTTCGCGGATCGATTTTCATCATTACGCTGTACACCTACCCGTACGTGTTTTTGACGACCAGGGCGGCGCTGCTATCGATGGACAGTTCGCTCGTCGATGCGGCCCGCACGCTCAACTCCGGCCCGCTCGAGGCGTTTCGACGGATTACGTTTCCCCGGATCAGGCCGGGAATCGCCGCCGGAGCATTACTCGCCGGTCTCTACGCGATATCGGATTTCGGAACGCCCGCGTTCATGCAAGCCAGCGTGTTCACGAGCGCGATATACTGGGAGTTTAGCGGATTCGCTCCCGAATACGCCGCGTTGCTGGCATTACAGCTGGTCGCAATCGTGGCCGTCGTTCTCGTCATCGAAGCTGGCATCGGACGCGACGAAGACGCAGGCGGCGGTACGGACGGGAGCGGGAGCACGATACGGCTCGGCAACTGGAAGTGGGCGGCGATGAGCTTCATCTCGCTGCTCGGCTTCGTCACACTCGTCGTTCCAGTCGCGATCTTTACGAGCTGGCTATTCCGTAGCGAGGGAGATCGGATTCCGTCCCTCGAGTTCCAGTGGGAGTTTGTGTACAACTCGGTTCATCTGGCACTCCTCGCCGCGGTGGTGGCGTGTGCGTTCGCCCTACCGGTCGCGTACTACTCCGGGCGAACGAACTCGCTGGTTTCCCGAATACTCGAGCGGGCAACCTACGTCGGCTTCGCCGTTCCGGGCATCGTTATCGGGCTCGCGTTGGTTTTTCTGGGAACTCGAACGCTCCCTTCACTGTACAGACAGGGAATCTGGCTGCTCGTGTTCGCGTACGTTATTCGGTTTCTGCCCCAGGCGGTCGGTACCGTTCGGTCGTCCGTACTACAAGTCGATAGCCAGACGATCGAAGCCGCTCGAACGCTCAATGTTGGGCGACTCGAAACGTTCCGACGAGTTACCTTGCCACAGATAATGCCAGGCGTGATCGCCGGCGGTATCCTCGTGTTCCTGACGACGATGAAGGAACTACCGGTGACGCTGATGGTCGGCCCCATCGGGATGGACACGCTCGTAATCATCATCTGGGACGCCCAGGACGCCCTTGCCTATCGATACGCGGCCATCCCAGCGCTGTTTCTCATCTTCATCTCGGGACTCTCGATGTTGGTCCTGCTACGACAGGAAGGATCCGACCTGGACTGA
- a CDS encoding Era-like GTP-binding protein: protein MGLFTELKDSISRATDRLFSEQEPKRIGIYGPPNAGKTTLANRIARDWTGDAIGTESHIPHETRRARRKENVEIERNGKTVTIDIVDTPGVTTKVDYEEFTDEMDEDDAIRRSREATEGVAEAMHWLREDVDGVIYVLDSAEDPITQVNTMLIGIIESRELPVLIFANKIDLDDSSVKRIEDAFPQHKTIPLSAKEGENMDEVYGSIAEYFG from the coding sequence ATGGGACTGTTCACAGAACTCAAAGATAGTATCTCTCGGGCTACGGACCGCCTGTTCTCCGAACAGGAGCCCAAACGAATCGGTATCTATGGTCCGCCGAACGCTGGAAAGACCACGCTCGCAAACCGTATCGCTCGGGACTGGACCGGCGATGCGATCGGGACGGAAAGCCACATTCCACACGAGACGCGTCGCGCGCGTAGAAAAGAAAACGTCGAGATCGAACGAAACGGTAAGACGGTGACGATCGACATCGTCGATACACCCGGTGTCACGACGAAGGTCGATTACGAGGAGTTCACCGACGAGATGGACGAAGACGATGCCATCCGTCGCTCTCGAGAAGCGACAGAGGGCGTCGCTGAAGCGATGCACTGGCTCCGCGAGGACGTCGACGGCGTCATCTACGTTCTCGATAGTGCGGAAGACCCCATTACGCAGGTCAACACGATGCTGATCGGGATCATCGAATCTCGAGAACTTCCCGTCCTCATCTTCGCGAACAAGATCGATCTGGACGACTCGAGCGTCAAACGGATCGAGGACGCCTTCCCACAGCACAAGACGATCCCCCTATCCGCCAAAGAGGGCGAAAACATGGACGAGGTTTACGGCTCCATCGCGGAGTACTTCGGGTGA
- a CDS encoding ethylbenzene dehydrogenase-related protein — protein MTDHWRPEQKLKRLDTQIAFNSEQIYFRFRWDQPNPGGWIHDMLVYRDGEWTQFANPSPWIAEGDNSEHTGFYEDRVSFLFDDGSVKGFEEFGGWLTVHTGMRSLPSEVSEQTVREHEHLGDDGLEKTDIRKYIPQAVEGEWWENDWRQIRSETELDQLKQDGVFLDLPMWRAHRSNPKGYGTDHHVLDYRHSDQGQNTYTTQEWDPVDGPEYMWDPDVVEGGALDYHEIQRGNFPDQQDGTYALVLENAVEFDPDVAEWEGAMIPRRPLREPYGSAADWRGAGTWDDGEWIVEMWRDLQTDHPTDTKQLERGGVYTWTPAVHHGAGKRWHWVAYPYKLGLGVRPDYRGEYHSHGTSELVAEAFDGERPDWSEVPTYTIPLIFPGILDWTDLTSDNHAMSEEIRNAEITMWELYEKDPESFLE, from the coding sequence ATGACTGACCACTGGCGGCCAGAACAGAAGTTGAAGCGACTCGACACCCAAATCGCGTTTAATTCGGAACAGATCTACTTCCGATTTCGATGGGACCAGCCGAACCCGGGTGGCTGGATTCACGACATGCTGGTCTACCGTGATGGTGAGTGGACACAGTTTGCCAACCCGTCTCCATGGATCGCAGAAGGCGATAATTCCGAACATACCGGCTTCTACGAGGATCGCGTCAGCTTCCTGTTCGACGACGGTTCGGTAAAAGGCTTCGAGGAGTTCGGGGGTTGGCTCACCGTCCACACAGGAATGCGGTCTCTGCCCAGTGAGGTATCCGAACAAACCGTTCGAGAGCACGAGCACCTCGGTGACGACGGCCTCGAGAAGACCGATATTCGAAAGTACATTCCACAGGCCGTTGAAGGGGAGTGGTGGGAGAACGACTGGCGACAGATCAGATCTGAGACGGAACTCGACCAGCTCAAACAGGACGGTGTCTTTCTCGATCTTCCGATGTGGCGAGCCCACCGGAGCAATCCGAAGGGGTACGGAACTGACCATCACGTCCTCGACTATCGTCATAGCGATCAGGGCCAAAACACATACACGACACAGGAGTGGGATCCCGTGGACGGTCCCGAGTACATGTGGGATCCCGACGTCGTCGAGGGAGGTGCACTTGATTATCACGAGATTCAGCGGGGAAACTTTCCGGATCAGCAGGACGGCACGTACGCGTTAGTACTGGAGAATGCGGTTGAATTCGATCCTGACGTCGCCGAATGGGAGGGAGCGATGATCCCCCGACGTCCGCTTCGAGAACCGTACGGGAGCGCAGCGGACTGGCGAGGGGCCGGAACCTGGGACGATGGAGAGTGGATCGTCGAGATGTGGCGTGACCTACAGACCGACCATCCGACGGATACGAAGCAATTGGAGCGCGGCGGCGTCTACACCTGGACACCAGCGGTTCATCACGGTGCTGGGAAACGCTGGCATTGGGTCGCGTATCCGTACAAACTCGGTCTCGGCGTCAGGCCGGATTATCGCGGCGAGTACCATTCCCACGGAACGAGCGAACTCGTCGCCGAAGCGTTCGACGGTGAAAGGCCCGACTGGAGCGAGGTTCCAACCTATACGATCCCACTCATTTTCCCAGGTATACTCGACTGGACCGATCTCACTAGCGATAACCATGCGATGAGTGAAGAGATCCGGAATGCGGAGATAACGATGTGGGAGCTCTATGAAAAGGATCCAGAATCGTTTCTCGAATAA
- a CDS encoding class I SAM-dependent methyltransferase, translating into MSVREEFDEWAANGKDRGMEERHWHTAKHALARIPLEPGETVLDLGCGSGYAGRALRETKGAGRVYGLDGAPEMAHNAAGYTDDPAVGYLVGDFDSLPFADDSIDHVWSMEAFYYAADPHHALEEIARVLRPGGTFYCAVNYYEENVHSHEWQEFISIEMTRWDRSQYREGFRNAGLSVGEQDTIPDREITIPSEEEFPTDDWDSREDMVERYREYGTLLTVGVAP; encoded by the coding sequence ATGAGCGTTCGCGAAGAGTTCGACGAGTGGGCGGCCAACGGCAAAGATAGAGGCATGGAAGAGCGCCACTGGCATACCGCCAAACACGCACTGGCGCGGATTCCCCTCGAGCCGGGTGAGACCGTTCTCGATCTCGGCTGTGGAAGCGGCTACGCCGGCCGTGCGCTGCGAGAGACGAAGGGTGCAGGACGCGTCTACGGGCTCGACGGCGCACCCGAGATGGCACACAACGCCGCGGGCTACACCGACGATCCCGCCGTCGGATATCTCGTGGGTGACTTCGATTCGCTCCCGTTTGCCGACGATTCGATCGATCACGTCTGGTCGATGGAGGCGTTTTACTACGCCGCCGATCCCCACCACGCGCTCGAGGAAATCGCTCGAGTGCTCCGACCCGGTGGCACGTTCTACTGCGCCGTGAATTATTACGAGGAGAACGTTCACTCACACGAGTGGCAGGAGTTCATCTCGATAGAGATGACCCGCTGGGACCGCAGCCAGTATCGCGAGGGGTTCCGTAACGCCGGTCTATCCGTTGGCGAACAGGACACTATTCCCGACCGTGAGATCACGATTCCCTCCGAAGAGGAGTTCCCGACGGACGACTGGGACAGCCGCGAGGACATGGTCGAACGGTATCGTGAGTACGGAACGTTACTCACCGTCGGCGTGGCCCCGTAG
- a CDS encoding DUF892 family protein, translating to MTTTTPTEMFERELQKLYHAELEILDLHADLAEAAASEDVEVLFTDHEEDTVEQIHRIERLFEELDQEPRAEGSPVMEGILAEKNEIVSTDVPPALRDLDVLSTGMMNERFEITVLDRLLLLAADIELPEEITKELAANRQEARAALTKMEAIVERRRVE from the coding sequence ATGACGACCACGACACCGACCGAGATGTTCGAACGGGAACTACAGAAGCTCTATCACGCAGAACTCGAGATCCTCGATCTTCACGCGGATCTCGCTGAAGCCGCGGCGAGTGAGGATGTCGAGGTGCTTTTTACGGATCACGAGGAGGATACGGTCGAACAAATTCATCGGATCGAGCGACTGTTCGAGGAGCTCGATCAAGAGCCACGAGCCGAAGGGAGCCCCGTTATGGAAGGGATCCTCGCGGAGAAAAACGAGATCGTCTCGACCGATGTCCCGCCAGCGCTCCGCGATTTGGACGTGTTGAGCACCGGGATGATGAATGAACGGTTCGAAATCACGGTGCTCGACCGTCTCTTGCTGTTGGCGGCGGACATAGAACTCCCCGAGGAGATCACGAAGGAGCTGGCGGCAAACCGACAGGAAGCCAGAGCTGCGCTCACCAAAATGGAAGCGATCGTCGAACGACGGCGGGTCGAATAG
- a CDS encoding extracellular solute-binding protein: MRRRNSNRMHRKTGRRSFLALTGATVAGTAGIAGCLSDENGTGNGNGNGNGNGDGGTDTGGNGDAGTATVADADPLASPVDGSGVSWDELGDLEGEVTVYSGRTRDQIDLVFEALEEEYDGLEIHRNWDDNDAQVNQLVQEGDATPADVFYSQDPGALGAVHDERLVQQLPEDVVDTVPESYREPGGHWTGVSGRVRSIQYNEDRLDETPFDSWDELPTDIFEYATDDRFEGIISTRPNSGTFRGFIQSMVELEGEDATREWVSGFMDQDPQLFSGGSDQAAAVERGGDDDPIIGLGNSYYAARLVNEDPDSPIRVTFTEDDPGCLFSVAGVAVTNNVDDPELVAEFTRHLVAEEGQEFMMEANGEFPVVEGVDYVGPLPNPDELNSPNFDLSSFDMELQEARELLEDEGMLPL, from the coding sequence ATGCGACGACGCAACAGCAATCGGATGCATCGAAAGACTGGTCGACGATCGTTTCTCGCCCTGACGGGCGCTACCGTAGCCGGGACCGCCGGCATCGCTGGCTGTCTCAGCGATGAAAACGGGACCGGGAATGGAAATGGGAACGGTAACGGTAACGGTGACGGCGGAACCGATACCGGTGGCAACGGAGACGCCGGAACCGCGACGGTCGCTGACGCTGATCCGCTCGCCAGCCCGGTCGACGGAAGCGGGGTTTCCTGGGACGAGCTTGGCGACCTCGAGGGCGAGGTCACGGTCTACTCGGGCCGAACACGCGACCAGATCGATCTGGTGTTCGAAGCCCTCGAAGAAGAGTACGACGGACTCGAAATACACCGCAACTGGGACGACAACGACGCACAGGTCAACCAGCTGGTTCAGGAGGGTGACGCAACGCCGGCAGACGTGTTCTACTCCCAGGATCCGGGTGCTCTGGGTGCAGTCCACGACGAAAGACTCGTACAGCAGCTTCCGGAAGACGTCGTCGATACCGTCCCCGAAAGTTACCGCGAGCCCGGCGGACACTGGACCGGCGTCAGCGGTCGCGTCCGTTCGATCCAGTACAACGAAGATCGACTGGACGAAACGCCGTTCGACAGCTGGGACGAACTGCCGACCGATATCTTCGAGTACGCGACCGACGACCGGTTCGAGGGGATTATCTCGACGCGTCCGAACTCCGGAACGTTCCGCGGATTCATTCAGTCGATGGTGGAACTCGAAGGCGAAGACGCGACTCGAGAGTGGGTCAGCGGTTTCATGGATCAAGATCCACAGCTGTTCTCCGGTGGCAGCGATCAGGCTGCGGCCGTCGAACGTGGCGGCGACGACGATCCGATCATCGGACTGGGCAACAGCTACTACGCCGCACGACTCGTCAACGAGGACCCCGACTCCCCGATCCGGGTAACGTTCACGGAAGACGATCCGGGCTGTCTGTTCAGCGTCGCGGGCGTCGCCGTCACGAACAACGTCGACGATCCCGAACTCGTCGCTGAATTTACGCGTCACCTCGTCGCAGAGGAGGGCCAGGAGTTCATGATGGAAGCCAACGGCGAGTTCCCCGTCGTCGAAGGCGTCGACTACGTCGGACCGCTGCCGAATCCCGACGAGCTCAACTCCCCGAACTTCGATCTCAGTAGTTTCGATATGGAGCTGCAGGAAGCCCGCGAACTCCTCGAAGACGAGGGAATGCTTCCACTCTAA
- a CDS encoding DUF1684 domain-containing protein: protein MTDSSEVDAEAEFDVDQWQTELEDKRTEKDEFFTEHPQSPIPPERRESFEGLEYFEPDPAYRVTATVETDEDPAVVLMETTAGREMRYLRVAALEFDLERGDGELRDGTFELAAYQLESPNEEPLFVPFRDKTTGQQSYEGGRYMELASDRTLADGDEIVVDFNLGYTPFCAYSETFDCPLPPEENWLEVTIPAGERFE from the coding sequence ATGACCGATTCGTCCGAAGTCGACGCCGAAGCCGAGTTCGACGTCGACCAGTGGCAAACCGAACTCGAGGACAAACGCACGGAGAAAGACGAGTTCTTCACCGAGCACCCGCAATCACCGATCCCACCGGAACGTCGCGAGTCGTTCGAGGGCCTCGAGTACTTCGAGCCGGATCCAGCCTATCGCGTGACGGCGACCGTCGAGACGGACGAGGATCCGGCGGTCGTGCTCATGGAGACGACTGCCGGAAGAGAGATGCGCTATCTCCGCGTCGCGGCCCTCGAGTTCGACCTCGAACGCGGCGACGGCGAGTTGCGAGACGGGACGTTCGAACTCGCAGCGTACCAGCTCGAGAGCCCGAACGAAGAGCCGCTGTTCGTCCCGTTCAGGGACAAGACGACCGGCCAGCAGAGCTACGAGGGGGGTCGCTACATGGAACTCGCGTCGGATCGAACGCTCGCTGACGGCGACGAAATCGTCGTCGATTTCAACCTGGGGTACACGCCGTTCTGTGCCTACAGCGAGACGTTCGACTGTCCGCTCCCGCCGGAAGAGAACTGGCTCGAGGTGACGATTCCGGCGGGCGAGCGCTTCGAGTGA
- a CDS encoding DUF7089 family protein, with product MFEPRNLSSSVSAVRDLHAPDALVFDCARDFETLAPAQAEDLGLVVDGLEPTSYPDEWLPADTPALLARYAGSEFTIGMPGDGSIVWTHQTAPPVVLVKPRIEGSPDPFVDFLLAEAFVELGLEVPEHFLGFFEAEYREFDRAVDLEPAGTYQIAAALYDGWVGLQSRDVFAEWHADHSDLAAAWQDAGSRLEGRVSELPRAVARGDTDFADAAELACAAIKHALELPAPFAALETEAYRDHGSSYAVRWAEKTFDALSE from the coding sequence ATGTTCGAGCCTCGAAATCTCTCGAGTTCGGTATCGGCCGTTCGTGACCTGCACGCACCGGATGCGCTCGTCTTCGACTGTGCACGCGATTTCGAGACGCTTGCGCCCGCGCAGGCGGAGGATCTCGGCCTCGTCGTCGACGGACTCGAGCCGACGAGCTATCCCGACGAGTGGCTGCCGGCCGACACGCCGGCGCTACTCGCGCGGTATGCGGGCTCCGAGTTCACGATCGGCATGCCGGGCGACGGCAGCATCGTCTGGACGCACCAGACAGCGCCGCCGGTCGTGCTGGTCAAACCGCGAATCGAGGGCTCGCCCGATCCATTCGTCGATTTCTTGCTCGCTGAGGCGTTCGTCGAACTCGGTCTCGAGGTTCCGGAACACTTCCTCGGCTTTTTCGAGGCGGAATATCGGGAGTTCGATCGAGCGGTCGATCTCGAGCCGGCCGGCACGTATCAGATCGCAGCGGCGCTGTACGACGGCTGGGTCGGACTCCAGAGCCGAGACGTCTTTGCCGAGTGGCACGCCGACCACTCCGACCTCGCGGCGGCCTGGCAGGACGCCGGCAGCCGACTCGAGGGCCGTGTTTCGGAGCTTCCGCGTGCGGTCGCTCGCGGTGACACCGACTTTGCGGACGCGGCCGAACTCGCGTGTGCGGCGATCAAACACGCACTCGAGTTACCGGCTCCGTTTGCAGCACTCGAGACCGAAGCTTATCGCGACCACGGCTCGTCGTATGCGGTCAGATGGGCCGAGAAGACGTTCGATGCGCTCTCCGAGTAA
- a CDS encoding DUF7090 family protein: protein MDYRLEIEGTPATISGGTGVLLLHPSTGETDRIDTDFLKTDTDHFLVVSTRTTAREAKQKLEYYDVDEERAEILDTLSIERGYSRRTSDTVHYVAAPDDVDAIVEHIDGFLDAYDGKLRLSFDSITELAYYAGDDDALETVDRILELLASYDAVGLFHVSEEPHDASLVEEFRKRFDGVIDLDEDGSVDADF, encoded by the coding sequence ATGGATTATCGGCTCGAAATCGAGGGGACACCGGCGACGATTTCCGGTGGAACCGGCGTTCTCTTGCTTCATCCGAGTACGGGCGAAACGGACCGCATCGACACCGACTTTCTGAAAACGGACACCGACCACTTCCTCGTCGTCTCCACCCGAACGACAGCCCGCGAAGCCAAACAGAAACTCGAGTACTACGACGTCGACGAAGAACGCGCCGAAATCCTGGACACGCTGAGCATCGAACGCGGTTACTCCCGACGAACGAGCGACACCGTCCACTACGTCGCCGCCCCCGACGACGTCGACGCCATCGTCGAGCACATCGACGGCTTTCTCGACGCGTACGACGGCAAACTCCGGCTCAGTTTCGACTCGATCACCGAACTCGCCTACTACGCCGGCGACGACGACGCACTCGAGACCGTCGATCGAATCCTCGAGTTACTCGCTTCGTACGACGCCGTCGGGCTCTTTCACGTCTCCGAAGAACCCCACGATGCGTCGCTCGTCGAGGAGTTCCGCAAGCGCTTCGACGGCGTGATCGACCTCGACGAAGACGGAAGCGTCGACGCCGATTTCTGA
- a CDS encoding DUF2073 domain-containing protein, whose amino-acid sequence MPKATNADDSNPSDGVQIDLISGERMDSMATMEKIRMILDGVHDGNIVILEEGLTPDEESRLIETTMAEINPDEFNGIEIETYPKSDTRDSSLLGRLMGAEESEAKLTVIGPANQIETLHKDETLISALVSRN is encoded by the coding sequence ATGCCGAAGGCAACTAACGCGGACGATTCGAACCCGTCGGACGGCGTTCAAATCGATCTGATCAGCGGCGAGCGGATGGACAGCATGGCGACCATGGAGAAGATACGGATGATTTTAGACGGCGTCCACGACGGCAACATCGTCATCCTGGAGGAGGGATTGACGCCGGACGAAGAGAGTCGGCTCATCGAAACGACGATGGCCGAGATCAATCCCGACGAGTTCAACGGGATCGAAATCGAAACGTATCCGAAATCGGATACTCGCGACTCGTCGTTGCTCGGCCGTCTCATGGGTGCCGAGGAATCAGAGGCGAAACTGACCGTGATCGGTCCGGCAAACCAGATAGAAACGCTTCACAAGGACGAAACGCTCATCAGCGCGCTCGTGTCCCGAAACTAA